CGTGGGCTCGGAGATGTGTATAAGAGACAGCACTCATAGCGGTGCCTGCTTGAACATGTGGCTCTGAACGCAGATGAATAGCCATCTCATACAGAAGGACATCAAACTGCTCTATTGAAAACGACACACGGCGTCGGGATTGTTCGGTACTGGTTTGAGGCAATGAAGTCGAGGAGTTGGATATGGCAATCGTCCTCCTCGACTTCGTTGAGAAGGCACTACGCGTAGCGAAACAAGCGTTGGGAAAGCACGCGGGGAAGCCCGAATCAGGCGGGCTTCCCCGCGAGGCACATATCGTCGCTCACTGTATACGGAAGGAGGAAGACCACACCTTCACCGAGCTTGTTGATCGGATTGGTCTTATGCCAGAGGTGTGTGATCGTCTTGGAATTCATCCAGACGGGTTGCCAGATCCCACCACGTTCTACCATTCGATTGATCGGTACGCGATGTACGTCTGGCGGGCGTTGCTGCGCACTTCGGCGCAGCAACTCCGCCAGTCTGGTCATGTGGCACTGGACAGCACGTTCTTCGAACGCAAGCAGGCCTCCCAGTACTACCTCCAGCGAAGTGGGAGAAGCGTGAAGACGATCAAAGCGACGACATTGACCGATACAGAGTCGCTTGCGGTGCTGGACGTCCATTGCTGTATCGAGCGCGA
This portion of the Halococcus sediminicola genome encodes:
- a CDS encoding IS5/IS1182 family transposase, with the translated sequence MAIVLLDFVEKALRVAKQALGKHAGKPESGGLPREAHIVAHCIRKEEDHTFTELVDRIGLMPEVCDRLGIHPDGLPDPTTFYHSIDRYAMYVWRALLRTSAQQLRQSGHVALDSTFFERKQASQYYLQRSGRSVKTIKATTLTDTESLAVLDVHCCIEREHDTKAGPRVVRRNADDLRSVAADNGFQDWHTEYEIAALDVEYLVHHQGSRSMAVANNALIRAKGYTQRWMSETSYSTVKRTQDSALRSRFWYRQFREIVLMFALNNIKKLAETL